In the genome of Triticum urartu cultivar G1812 chromosome 5, Tu2.1, whole genome shotgun sequence, one region contains:
- the LOC125508276 gene encoding AP-5 complex subunit mu isoform X2, translating into MSGGGCSIRAIWILTPNDAVAFSRRFAVVEKRWRVAWEAEGAGKGAEMPLPADYEVAAAFANRRRREGTARGSGIRTSLSSVGSDSWVDDPITRHIISLQIDKEEGGGFMLWPVVLQKRGSYYVLVLPLVDPQSFRASESLLKRPDCGSSAKENGNLSSILLNLPCITGAFMVANVIGDIITGDVAEPEVIVSSGPSVGGLLDSLTGSIGITARSKPSAAPVAAPVASVSSPVGAAQSDSLKGGIRPFDKELLRSFIIGAMPFGTPQDLNYGNVSSIRTTGYSADPLPTDQKQPAWKPYLYKGRQRTLFSSLEIINAALYDRDDVPDFLSVSGQLTCRAELEGLPDVSLPLTGLKTARVEVSSFHHCVQASEPTGDKQSLLFQPPLGNFVLMHYQAPCNIDPPVKGFYQLSMVSENEGAFLFKLRLMEGYKSPFLMEFCMVTMPFPRRRVASYDGNPSVGTVSMTEHLIEWRIVSSGRGLSGRSIEATFSGTVRFHPRTTQRVNSSFRSATTTAFAEDSDCEQDSTKNGANLDDYLMEKMNKDLQAVDLEEPLSWQAYNYAKVSFKIVGGTLSGLIIDPRSVTIYPSVKAPVEYSMQSPETIQHVEVQALSP; encoded by the exons ATGTCCGGCGGTGGATGCAGCATCCGCGCAATCTGGATCCTCACGCCAAACGACGCGGTCGCCTTCTCCAG GCGGTTTGCAGTGGTGGAGAAGCGGTGGCGGGTCGCGTGGGAGGCGGAGGGGGCGGGGAAGGGCGCGGAGATGCCGCTGCCGGCGGACTACGAGGTCGCCGCCGCGTTTGCCAACCGCCGGAGAAG GGAAGGCACGGCCCGTGGTTCTGGTATCCGCACAAGCTTATCATCTGTGGGGTCAGATTCCTGGGTAGATGATCCAATCACTCGCCACATTATATCGCTTCAAATTGACAAAGAGGAAGGGGGTGGGTTTATGCTGTGGCCTGTAGTTCTTCAGAAACGTGGAAGTTATTATGTCCTTGTGCTGCCTCTGGTGGATCCTCAGTCATTTAGAGCGTCCGAGAGCCTATTGAAAAGACCTGATTGCGGGAGTTCAGCCAAAGAGAATGGCAATCTTTCTTCCATTTTGCTCAATCTTCCGTGCATAACAGG GGCCTTTATGGTTGCGAATGTTATTGGGGACATAATTACTGGTGATGTTGCTGAACCAGAGGTGATCGTTAGTTCGGGCCCCTCTGTTGGTGGACTGTTAGATTCATTGACTGGAAGCATAGGTATTACAGCCCGGTCAAAACCTAGCGCTGCACCTGTTGCAGCCCCAGTTGCATCAGTTTCCTCGCCTGTTGGTGCTGCTCAATCAGACTCTTTAAAAGGTGGTATAAGACCTTTTGACAAGGAATTACTACGAAGCTTCATCATCGGTGCTATGCCTTTTG GCACACCTCAGGATCTTAATTATGGCAATGTTTCTTCGATTAGAACAACTGGGTATTCAGCTGATCCTCTTCCGACAGACCAGAAGCAACCTGCCTGGAAGCCTTACCTATACAAAGGGAGGCAACGGACTCTCTTTTCTAGCCTGGAGATTATAAACGCTGCACTATATGACCGTGATGATGTGCCAGATTTCCTTTCCGTTTCGGGACAACTAACCTGTAGGGCTGAACTGGAAGGGTTACCTGATGTTTCTTTGCCACTGACTGGGTTAAAAACTGCCCGTGTGGAGGTATCATCATTCCACCACTGTGTTCAAGCTTCAGAGCCTACTGGTGATAAGCAATCTCTGCTATTTCAACCACCACTAGGAAATTTCGTTTTGATGCACTATCAAGCTCCATGCAACATCGATCCACCTGTTAAAGGGTTCTACCAGTTGTCTATGGTATCTGAGAATGAAGGTGCTTTTCTATTTAAGCTGAGATTGATGGAGGGTTACAAGTCCCCGTTTCTTATGGAATTTTGCATGGTCACAATGCCATTTCCTCGAAGAAGAGTTGCATCATATGATGGAAATCCATCAGTTGGAACGGTTTCAATGACAGAACATTTAATTGAGTGGAGAATTGTTTCAAGTGGCCGGGGCCTCAGTGGTAGGAGCATTGAAGCTACCTTCTCTGGTACTGTTAGATTTCATCCTAGAACAACGCAGCGAGTAAATTCATCATTTCGGTCGGCCACAACCACTGCATTTGCTGAAGATAGTGATTGTGAGCAAGATAGCACTAAGAATGGTGCCAACTTGGATGACTACCTCATGGAAAAAATGAACAAAGACCTTCAAGCAGTTGACTTGGAAGAGCCATTGTCTTGGCAGGCTTACAATTATGCTAAG GTGTCTTTTAAGATAGTTGGTGGCACCCTGTCTGGTCTTATAATCGACCCAAGATCT GTAACCATTTATCCTTCTGTCAAAGCCCCAGTAGAATATTCAATGCAG TCGCCTGAAACAATTCAGCATGTGGAAGTGCAAGCCCTGAGCCCATGA
- the LOC125508276 gene encoding AP-5 complex subunit mu isoform X1 — protein sequence MSGGGCSIRAIWILTPNDAVAFSRRFAVVEKRWRVAWEAEGAGKGAEMPLPADYEVAAAFANRRRREGTARGSGIRTSLSSVGSDSWVDDPITRHIISLQIDKEEGGGFMLWPVVLQKRGSYYVLVLPLVDPQSFRASESLLKRPDCGSSAKENGNLSSILLNLPCITGAFMVANVIGDIITGDVAEPEVIVSSGPSVGGLLDSLTGSIGITARSKPSAAPVAAPVASVSSPVGAAQSDSLKGGIRPFDKELLRSFIIGAMPFGTPQDLNYGNVSSIRTTGYSADPLPTDQKQPAWKPYLYKGRQRTLFSSLEIINAALYDRDDVPDFLSVSGQLTCRAELEGLPDVSLPLTGLKTARVEVSSFHHCVQASEPTGDKQSLLFQPPLGNFVLMHYQAPCNIDPPVKGFYQLSMVSENEGAFLFKLRLMEGYKSPFLMEFCMVTMPFPRRRVASYDGNPSVGTVSMTEHLIEWRIVSSGRGLSGRSIEATFSGTVRFHPRTTQRVNSSFRSATTTAFAEDSDCEQDSTKNGANLDDYLMEKMNKDLQAVDLEEPLSWQAYNYAKVSFKIVGGTLSGLIIDPRSVTIYPSVKAPVEYSMQASSGDYILWNTLGKCPSAALPKEL from the exons ATGTCCGGCGGTGGATGCAGCATCCGCGCAATCTGGATCCTCACGCCAAACGACGCGGTCGCCTTCTCCAG GCGGTTTGCAGTGGTGGAGAAGCGGTGGCGGGTCGCGTGGGAGGCGGAGGGGGCGGGGAAGGGCGCGGAGATGCCGCTGCCGGCGGACTACGAGGTCGCCGCCGCGTTTGCCAACCGCCGGAGAAG GGAAGGCACGGCCCGTGGTTCTGGTATCCGCACAAGCTTATCATCTGTGGGGTCAGATTCCTGGGTAGATGATCCAATCACTCGCCACATTATATCGCTTCAAATTGACAAAGAGGAAGGGGGTGGGTTTATGCTGTGGCCTGTAGTTCTTCAGAAACGTGGAAGTTATTATGTCCTTGTGCTGCCTCTGGTGGATCCTCAGTCATTTAGAGCGTCCGAGAGCCTATTGAAAAGACCTGATTGCGGGAGTTCAGCCAAAGAGAATGGCAATCTTTCTTCCATTTTGCTCAATCTTCCGTGCATAACAGG GGCCTTTATGGTTGCGAATGTTATTGGGGACATAATTACTGGTGATGTTGCTGAACCAGAGGTGATCGTTAGTTCGGGCCCCTCTGTTGGTGGACTGTTAGATTCATTGACTGGAAGCATAGGTATTACAGCCCGGTCAAAACCTAGCGCTGCACCTGTTGCAGCCCCAGTTGCATCAGTTTCCTCGCCTGTTGGTGCTGCTCAATCAGACTCTTTAAAAGGTGGTATAAGACCTTTTGACAAGGAATTACTACGAAGCTTCATCATCGGTGCTATGCCTTTTG GCACACCTCAGGATCTTAATTATGGCAATGTTTCTTCGATTAGAACAACTGGGTATTCAGCTGATCCTCTTCCGACAGACCAGAAGCAACCTGCCTGGAAGCCTTACCTATACAAAGGGAGGCAACGGACTCTCTTTTCTAGCCTGGAGATTATAAACGCTGCACTATATGACCGTGATGATGTGCCAGATTTCCTTTCCGTTTCGGGACAACTAACCTGTAGGGCTGAACTGGAAGGGTTACCTGATGTTTCTTTGCCACTGACTGGGTTAAAAACTGCCCGTGTGGAGGTATCATCATTCCACCACTGTGTTCAAGCTTCAGAGCCTACTGGTGATAAGCAATCTCTGCTATTTCAACCACCACTAGGAAATTTCGTTTTGATGCACTATCAAGCTCCATGCAACATCGATCCACCTGTTAAAGGGTTCTACCAGTTGTCTATGGTATCTGAGAATGAAGGTGCTTTTCTATTTAAGCTGAGATTGATGGAGGGTTACAAGTCCCCGTTTCTTATGGAATTTTGCATGGTCACAATGCCATTTCCTCGAAGAAGAGTTGCATCATATGATGGAAATCCATCAGTTGGAACGGTTTCAATGACAGAACATTTAATTGAGTGGAGAATTGTTTCAAGTGGCCGGGGCCTCAGTGGTAGGAGCATTGAAGCTACCTTCTCTGGTACTGTTAGATTTCATCCTAGAACAACGCAGCGAGTAAATTCATCATTTCGGTCGGCCACAACCACTGCATTTGCTGAAGATAGTGATTGTGAGCAAGATAGCACTAAGAATGGTGCCAACTTGGATGACTACCTCATGGAAAAAATGAACAAAGACCTTCAAGCAGTTGACTTGGAAGAGCCATTGTCTTGGCAGGCTTACAATTATGCTAAG GTGTCTTTTAAGATAGTTGGTGGCACCCTGTCTGGTCTTATAATCGACCCAAGATCT GTAACCATTTATCCTTCTGTCAAAGCCCCAGTAGAATATTCAATGCAG GCCTCTTCTGGAGACTACATACTATGGAATACCTTAGGAAAATGTCCTTCCGCAGCTTTGCCAAAAGAATTATAA
- the LOC125508277 gene encoding glutathione synthetase, chloroplastic isoform X2: protein MSTTEGKADAAAVEEMARSATAWCAMHGLVVGDRADPRSGTVPGVGLVHAPISLLPSRLPESFWSQACELAPLFNELVDRVSLDGDFLQDSLSKTRQVDDFTSRLLDIHRKMMDANKEENIRLGLHRSDYMLDSETNSLLQIELNTISVSFPGLCSIVTELHRTLINQYGNLLCLDAKRVPGNDASRQFAKALAKAWDEFNVDSAVVMMIVQPEERNMYDQYWLVKYLRESHGITTIRKTLSEVEAEGQVLLDGTLVVNDRKVAVVYFRAGYTPNDYPSEAEWNARLLMEQSSAVKCPSISYHLVGTKKIQQELAKPNVLERFLENKEEIAKLRQCFAGLWSLDDEEVVKSAIENPDLFVLKPQREGGGNNIYGFDVREALIRLKKEGGDALSAYILMQRIFPKASLASLVRGGVCHEALTVSELGIYGAYLRNKDKVIINDKCGYLMRTKVSSSDEGGVAAGFAVLDSLYLTDK from the exons ATGAGCACCACCGAGGGAAAGGCGGACGCCGCTGCGGTGGAGGAGATGGCGCGGTCGGCGACCGCATGGTGCGCGATGCACGGACTCGTCGTCGGGGACCGCGCGGACCCG AGATCAGGAACAGTTCCTGGGGTTGGGTTGGTCCACGCTCCAATCTCCCTGCTCCCGTCGCGTCTCCCGGAGTCTTTCTGGAGTCAGGCGTGCGAGCTGGCCCCGCTTTTCAACGAGCTCGTGGATCGTGTTAGCTTGGATGGGGATTTCTTGCAGGATTCCTTGTCCAA AACAAGGCAGGTTGATGATTTCACTTCTAGGCTCTTAGATATTCACAGGAAGATGATGGATGCAAACAAGGAGGAG AATATCCGACTGGGGCTGCACCGATCAGATTATATGCTGGATTCAGAAACCAATTCTCTTCTCCAAATAGAGCTCAACACTATTTCAGTATCTTTTCCTGGGCTTTGTTCAATAGTGACTGAGCTTCACAG GACCTTGATCAATCAGTATGGAAATTTATTATGTCTAGATGCCAAAAGGGTTCCTGGAAATGATGCAAGCCGTCAATTTGCTAAAGCATTGGCCAAAGCATGGGATGAGTTTAATGTTGACAG TGCTGTAGTTATGATGATTGTGCAGCCCGAAGAAAGAAATATGTATGACCAATACTGGCTTGTCAAATATTTGAGGGAATC ACATGGCATAACAACTATTAGGAAGACCTTGTCAGAGGTGGAGGCTGAAGGCCAGGTTCTCCTTGATGGAACTCTTGTTGT AAATGACAGGAAGGTCGCTGTGGTGTATTTTAGAGCTGGCTATACACCAAACGATTATCCTTCAGAAGCA GAATGGAATGCAAGGCTTTTGATGGAACAATCATCTGCTGTGAAGTGTCCTTCAATATCATATCATTTAGTGGGGACCAAGAAGATTCAACAAGAACTAGCAAAACCTAACGTGCTTGAAAG GTTTCTTGAAAATAAGGAGGAAATTGCCAAGCTCCGTCAATGCTTTGCAGGGCTATGGAGCTTGGATGATGAAGAGGTTGTCAAATCTGCGATTGAAAACCCTGACTTGTTTGTCTTGAAGCCTCAACGTGAAGGCGGAG GGAACAACATATACGGTTTTGATGTGCGAGAGGCTCTGATCAGACTcaagaaggaaggaggagatgcTCTCTCAGCCTACATACTGATGCAAAGAATCTTTCCCAAAGCATCTCTCGCTAGTCTGGTCCGTGGTGGTGTTTGCCATGAGGCCCTCACAGTATCTGAGCTTGGGATATATGGAGCCTACCTGCG GAACAAAGATAAGGTGATCATCAATGATAAGTGTGGTTACTTGATGCGAACAAAAGTTTCTTCTTCGGATGAAGGCGGTGTTGCTGCGGGATTTGCTGTTTTGGACAGCTTATACCTGACCGACAAG TGA
- the LOC125508277 gene encoding glutathione synthetase, chloroplastic isoform X1 — MSTTEGKADAAAVEEMARSATAWCAMHGLVVGDRADPRSGTVPGVGLVHAPISLLPSRLPESFWSQACELAPLFNELVDRVSLDGDFLQDSLSKTRQVDDFTSRLLDIHRKMMDANKEENIRLGLHRSDYMLDSETNSLLQIELNTISVSFPGLCSIVTELHRTLINQYGNLLCLDAKRVPGNDASRQFAKALAKAWDEFNVDSAVVMMIVQPEERNMYDQYWLVKYLRESHGITTIRKTLSEVEAEGQVLLDGTLVVNDRKVAVVYFRAGYTPNDYPSEAEWNARLLMEQSSAVKCPSISYHLVGTKKIQQELAKPNVLERFLENKEEIAKLRQCFAGLWSLDDEEVVKSAIENPDLFVLKPQREGGGNNIYGFDVREALIRLKKEGGDALSAYILMQRIFPKASLASLVRGGVCHEALTVSELGIYGAYLRNKDKVIINDKCGYLMRTKVSSSDEGGVAAGFAVLDSLYLTDKVIGPVTCLILLGKSGKK; from the exons ATGAGCACCACCGAGGGAAAGGCGGACGCCGCTGCGGTGGAGGAGATGGCGCGGTCGGCGACCGCATGGTGCGCGATGCACGGACTCGTCGTCGGGGACCGCGCGGACCCG AGATCAGGAACAGTTCCTGGGGTTGGGTTGGTCCACGCTCCAATCTCCCTGCTCCCGTCGCGTCTCCCGGAGTCTTTCTGGAGTCAGGCGTGCGAGCTGGCCCCGCTTTTCAACGAGCTCGTGGATCGTGTTAGCTTGGATGGGGATTTCTTGCAGGATTCCTTGTCCAA AACAAGGCAGGTTGATGATTTCACTTCTAGGCTCTTAGATATTCACAGGAAGATGATGGATGCAAACAAGGAGGAG AATATCCGACTGGGGCTGCACCGATCAGATTATATGCTGGATTCAGAAACCAATTCTCTTCTCCAAATAGAGCTCAACACTATTTCAGTATCTTTTCCTGGGCTTTGTTCAATAGTGACTGAGCTTCACAG GACCTTGATCAATCAGTATGGAAATTTATTATGTCTAGATGCCAAAAGGGTTCCTGGAAATGATGCAAGCCGTCAATTTGCTAAAGCATTGGCCAAAGCATGGGATGAGTTTAATGTTGACAG TGCTGTAGTTATGATGATTGTGCAGCCCGAAGAAAGAAATATGTATGACCAATACTGGCTTGTCAAATATTTGAGGGAATC ACATGGCATAACAACTATTAGGAAGACCTTGTCAGAGGTGGAGGCTGAAGGCCAGGTTCTCCTTGATGGAACTCTTGTTGT AAATGACAGGAAGGTCGCTGTGGTGTATTTTAGAGCTGGCTATACACCAAACGATTATCCTTCAGAAGCA GAATGGAATGCAAGGCTTTTGATGGAACAATCATCTGCTGTGAAGTGTCCTTCAATATCATATCATTTAGTGGGGACCAAGAAGATTCAACAAGAACTAGCAAAACCTAACGTGCTTGAAAG GTTTCTTGAAAATAAGGAGGAAATTGCCAAGCTCCGTCAATGCTTTGCAGGGCTATGGAGCTTGGATGATGAAGAGGTTGTCAAATCTGCGATTGAAAACCCTGACTTGTTTGTCTTGAAGCCTCAACGTGAAGGCGGAG GGAACAACATATACGGTTTTGATGTGCGAGAGGCTCTGATCAGACTcaagaaggaaggaggagatgcTCTCTCAGCCTACATACTGATGCAAAGAATCTTTCCCAAAGCATCTCTCGCTAGTCTGGTCCGTGGTGGTGTTTGCCATGAGGCCCTCACAGTATCTGAGCTTGGGATATATGGAGCCTACCTGCG GAACAAAGATAAGGTGATCATCAATGATAAGTGTGGTTACTTGATGCGAACAAAAGTTTCTTCTTCGGATGAAGGCGGTGTTGCTGCGGGATTTGCTGTTTTGGACAGCTTATACCTGACCGACAAG GTAATTGGTCCTGTGACCTGTCTGATATTGTTGGGGAAATCTGGAAAAAAATAG